DNA from Alnus glutinosa chromosome 2, dhAlnGlut1.1, whole genome shotgun sequence:
CAATTTATTATTGGTGCTAAAATTGTTCCCTAGAATGGTAAATGGAAACCTTGCAAGATCAAAAGCTAAGCATGTGTTAAGACTGGGAAATGCACGTCAACATCATTTTGGGAATAGGTCGTGGGCTTCTTTATCTTCACCATGACTGTGGATTGAAGATCATCCATAGAGACTTGAAACCCAGCAGCATTCTTTTAGACAAGGAGATGAACCCCAAAATATCTGACTTTGGCTTGGCAAGGATTATTGGAGACAAAGAAACAAGGGCAAACACCGCCAGAGTAGTTGGaacttgttagtttttgtattggctacattctattggacaaaatcacttctatgcaatgatgcttattatacagggatactgttttatttagagtctactcttcagttatgagcttcaagaagactctgtgcagaattcaaaacaTGTTGATCAGTTCctttgcaaccgtccgaacgacatgttataccgtccagatgctcaatTGTCCAAGCAttatccgttcggacgacgagaactttctatcccgaccttcctctatgtcgagaagcttcaaactttTCAGCTTGCATCTATCCAGACGTcttagcaacacgtccggaccccgttcagtgttcgatcagctatgggatttctttccaaaacaaagaTATAGGAAAACAActgcaaccgtccaaacgatGTGGATTTCCCGTCCAGATGCGCTCAtttataaggcaagtcgtgcattcaatgTTCGACCGTCCATACGACAGaattcatggttcggacgcttaagcttcatatatggaaattgcgtgcatcaaatcaactgtctggacgacagctgttatggtctggacgcgccaagccttgatatggaaattgcgtgcaactaaagtgcgactgtccggacgctagggcaattCAGTCCGGGCGCGgctctattcaagaaagaatttttgcgaaatttggaaagctgatcgTACAATTGTCTGTccagacgccttatgtctaccgtccggacggggcctTGGTATTTCAAgtcagacactcatttgaacctgtagcctataaatagaggcccctaggcttgagaattgtaagaattcggtattgaattccatagagcttagagagaatactgtaagagttattgtgctgatctaGTCACTCTCAAGCTGtagccaagtgctgttgctatgctgaactgaagtctatcttaggggttggccctaaggtaaaggattccattgacgactccttcaagtaggtgacttggttgggaggagttcgtgttgggttacacttcagagttcaaggtacaaccactgcataagggtatgtgagtgctattgctttgtaactagctttgtcttctaaatagtggatatcttggttTTGGCtgtcccgaagtggtttttttcttttaattgagtttccacttcgtcaacaaaatatctgtttctttatttttcgcattgtgatattttgttgcacatgtttgcacacacttgttaaaattagaagtcctttaattttcaaaatttagtaAGCACAAATTTCAATCCCCCAACTCTGTTTTTTCACAAAGAATATAAAGTGCTTGTGCTATCCATTGATGAAATATGgtggcatgcatgcatgcagtgGTTATATATCTCTGGCGTATGCATTAGATggatttttttcaattaaatctgATGTTTTTAGCTTTGTTGTAGTTCTACTTGAGATTATTAGTGGAAAGAAGAATACAAGATTTTATCGATCAGAACTAGCCATGAGCCTAAGCCTTATAGGCTATGTAagtgtgtttaattttttgcaatcatTAATTTCCTTGGTTATTTTATACTGTATAAAACTCTGATTTTAAAATGTCATAGGCATGGAGATTGTGGGGTGAAATGAAGGTGTTGGATTTAATGGACCGGAATCTACATGAAGTTCGCAATGCAGATCAGTTTGTGAAGTTCGTGAATGTTGGACTCTTACGCGTACAAGAAGACCCAAATGACCGACCTAACATGTCAAATGTTATTACCATGCTTGACAGTGAAGTTGCAACAATTCCAACTCCAAAACAACATTTGTTTCATGGAGAGGCCTTTCTAGCAAAGCTACTTCTTCTAGTAAACCAGATACATATACGGAATTAACAAGTAGTTTAGAAGAAACATGATAATGCCTTATATATGCCAATGCAAGTTATCATGAGTTTGTCATCAATTAGACTTGCAAAATTTCTAGTGGACCAAACATCTGATTTCACTTCTAGTAGAGTAAAGGTTCTCGTAGATATGGTGCTTACCTGTAAAATCTCATATTTTGGATCGTTGAGTTCATCATTCCTTTGCTTATGCTATGTTTTTTTGGCGcgaaatattttatgtatttttagtgtttggtgcaaccgaaaatgatggtcaatggaaatcattttcagtttaaccGAAAACGTTTCttcaatttttggaaaacgatttatggttttaaaaaccgtaaatcattttttgaattaaaactcttaatttttgcATGCACGTTTGTGAGAATCTGCCATTGTCGGGAATTGGAGTTTGTTAATAGCCCGAATCTGCAATTGAAGGTCCTTATATTTTGGGATCTAGTTGTTGGAATTTGGTGAAATTAGTTGGATTTTGGCCACCGTCAACGAAATCTGGCAACCATGCACAGCCGGACTGCGATGAAACTGGCCGGTGCTGGAATTTGGCCATTTGCGTCAGATTGTAGCCATCGTCCCTGGAATCCAGCAACTGTGCCAGACTTCAGGAAAATTGGCTGGAAATCTAGACAGTACTGTCGGATTCTAGCCACCATTACCGGAATCTCATCATCAGTGGTTTTTCgtcgttggtgatttttttcgTATAAGCCaaatgccgaaaaatattttgaaacaaatcattttttctagaaaattatttctttaaacatattttactacaaaaaaaatatatatattttatgtcaaaacaaaTTGAGCACGAGAGTTACTTTGTTATGGGCCAATATTTGAGCAGCCATTGACATAAGTAAAAGCACTTAATGCTTTTCCAATTATTGAAAGACACTCTCCACTCAAATTCTACCTACAGGCTACTGGTACGTCAAACATTCTCCAGGTCATGCCAATTTACGATCGGACTGTTTTCATCATTAGGAGTTTTAACCCATATTTGTGCTACTTAGATGTCAAACTAGGGAAGACTGGAATGTGTTACACACGAAATTTGACAATGTGACTAAATCAAAAATTTAGAAAGTCCCTTCACCATAAACTTCAAGATGCCAAGGCATCACGCTCTCATCCCCTCAATGCCTATGGTTTGTGGTCTTCCATAGTATTTAGtgtataaaaatttattttttggttaggTGACTAGGCCACATAGGCATTAGGGTGATGGAGGGGTAATAAATAGAaggaaaatattagatttacaacaccaatacaacaagtgcacaacaacccctcacatgagtgTGGGTCCCATACACTGAGACCACCCTcctgtgaggggttgttgtacacttgttgtgatggtgtagtgcaggAATCGAATCCCAATGGTGGAGAAGGTAAAACGGGACAAAAGGGGTTTGATGGCAGTTATTGACATGGAAAAGGCCTAAGATAGAATGAAGTTGGATTTCATGTATAGCCACAGTGATGAAAAATTTCCGTTAGTCAAAATCATTGAAAAAAACGTAATACGACTAAAATAAcctaacttttaaaaataaatcaacataaATGCccttaatgtttttttttttttttaaaaaaaaaaaaacagactgTCAAttggaaaaagagaaagaaaaatggtgGTCGGACCATCCCTgccttttatttcaattttgttggtacagtttccggtatggtgacgtgtcgcctaaagaTTCGCTGCTGATTTCTGCCGAATacctcaaccctgcaaaaagaacaaacaacttgtcgagggtgccgaccacgcccactccgatacctaagtcagtctaaatcagttttctgcagagtattctgaatcttaatctcaagagcttagagaattcgtgattccatacctggtgtgacggtctttatttataggccggacctccttgacacctagttggattaggagtttgagtcctagtctggttgaactttaaccatatcttcagggaattcgagtaggagtgtgaagtccgtagttgattgcgtttgtacttctttaaacttgattccgtgtcaataaccattttatcccataaattatggatctgtagtttatccctgatcttttgggattctatccttatcgcacTCTAAGATgagtgtggcgcatggcaccttttagaagactgtagcacatttcagccaacctccgaggtgatgatatccgagatgtgttcgctccgacctggagatctcgggatatatccgtaCCATAacggggttgtgtaagtccgagatgtttatactccgaGATGTTGACACATCCAATAGATATCACCCCGAGGAGATATCataccgactcgatatcataccgaggcgttattactccgagacacaaatatccgagatatgctcgctccattcagactaggagatctcagGATGTTCTACgtaccgtaacctggagtgttaagaccgagatgtcgttatgcctccgagatgtatttgcaccgagacgtcgttatacctccgagatatatttatacctaggcaatcttttctttgctggccgaaataaatgtccgaggcatagctccgagatgtttctgaatccacgtgtctctagggttaattttatccctaacaaatttaaaattttatttttccattttatatatatattttaatatattttgtgctttatatatatatatatatataattctttattttgtattttctgttttagtttttatttttttatttgagggtattttttgtccttttctgaaatttaatgTCTAAAAAAAGCATATTTAGTCTAATTGAATGAGATTCCTTtatgacaattttattttttaacaaaatgataATTCAATGCAGCTGGGTGTGATAAGTGTCAATTCATTGGGGCAACTTGAAAACATGTAGTAATTCAAAGGGAAAAATGTATTTAATGATACGTTTGTAtgttcgattttttgaaatcagaattcaattattatttagtgCGCAAATTTCGAGGAAAAAAGATGTTTGGATGATGGATagaatttaaattgtatttgaaattatgtttgagtGGTAattgtatgaaaatatattttttttacggATAATCATAGTAGAAAATGATTAgacatataaaaaattgtgtaaaataattaaattatgaaaattagtatagaataatgattgaagtaaaaattgtttaataataattaatataaatcaattataaatatttaatttattgctcattaaaaataaatttggtttttttaatcCATGATCTTCGGTCATTCACGTGTCTTGCCTGGACAAACGTGTACTTAACAGGAAATGCAATTATCACGCCTTGAACAGTACAAACCAGggttggagtgttttttttttttttttttttttttaaaaaaaaaaaaaaaaaaaaaaaagagaaaaaagaaaattggggTGAATTCCAATGTAAAAGGAGAAGAATTTGGGTTGTATTGAATCCGAAAAGGGTAGcaaattaatttatgtttttttaacttAGCATCCAAACGTACCaacctttcttttaatttattatttttctggaCTCCAAACTAATTTCACTCGTAATGGGAAAGCAGAGGGGCACCATTAAAAGGATAATTGTAAGGCCCCTATAAATTACTAAACTGATATATAATTTTACGACTCGCCTCTCAGTCCTAttttacaaagaataaaattaaaaaatttcccACTATAACGGAAGACTTATCACTTTCATACAGAGATAATTACTAATTATAtccacaataataaaaaaatcaggcTAAATCTAAAGAATCATAACATAGGTAACATCAAACGTCTCATTATAATTGCCAAATGTTATGGTCAATGACCAGTTATCAAAACACAATAGGGAAATCAAATAATTCGAATTTTTACGAAAAGTGACAGGACGTCTCAGGCCCTGgcgatttttcctctgaaggcAAAAATCGTTTGAAGTTGGTTTGCAGGAGAGGGAGGCTCTACGTCTCCCTCTCCCGGTGGTGTGTCTCCTTGATAGTGTTTAGTTTCCTCTCAGCTTTTAGAGCTGTAGGGTTTTTGTTCTCCCGGTTTGATCCGGTTGGGGTTGCTGTTCACCTAGCCCttgggctatggtggtttgtgCTTTGTTTGGCTCAGGCATTAAGTCTCAACGCTAGTTGTTCCGGTTGGGGGAGTGGCCGGTTTGTGTGTCGTAGTCAGAGTGTTTTTGGCCggtcttttcttgtttttattcaGCTTTTTGATGCCAGATCTACGCACGTCCGCCGATTTCTGCTAGACACGCGCCTCTCAGTCGAGTTCTCCGTCGCCGTCTGCTCCTGCTGCCGGTCGCACAGGTCACACCGTATGTCGGAGTTTCGCGCGTAGCCTGCACGTGCCAGAGAGTCCTTTGCTCTTTGGTGCGCGTGACGGCCACGTTCCGCGATTTTCGGGCCTTGCACGGTGGGGATGGGGTCTCCGGCAGCTGATCTTCGGCTGGGTGGTACTGGTGATGGCGCGTATTTCCCACGCGCCGTCGTCTCCGGCGGAGTCTTCCTCTGTATCTTCTGCCGGCACTGCGTTGTTGTTTCCTGCTTGGGTCTTCTGTTTCGGTTTACCTTTGTAATTTTTAGACATTATGGGACTGTTTGATGGCTTGTTGCTAGATCTGCCTCTTTTCTTTGTAATCggttgtgctttattgttaaaaGAGGCTTAAAGATTACTTcttgtaatgtttatttattatttgggtagCTGTTGTTATGTATATTCTTGATCTTTCTCACAGTCTATCTTATTTGATAGGCTGCTTTAAGTCAAGTTTTTCCTGACTTAGTGGGTGGAGTTTCTATATCTCTAGTCACACTAGGGCCTACGGGCAGTGGTTTTTGCCTTCGGGCATGTATGAGTTCCTATTGTATTTCTATTGACCTTTGGTCAATTGTATTCTCTTTTGGAGCTCATATTCAGTAATGAAGTCTtcagtttcttttaaaaaaaaaataaacacaatagGAAATATTACAAATCTAAGTCTAGAAGTCGCTTAATTAATAAACATCATGGTCTACTCTAAAGAAGATAAACTAAGGAAATTATCTCGGTCATGTCGTGGGGCATATCACCATTACTGTCCACATGTCCTTCAGCCGCTTAGAGTCCTCGTTCCTGAAAGGTAATTCTAACTTTTGATATGATTCAAAATTGGGAAAAagccaaaatattttaaaaattctgtGAGTTATAAATGTTTGGTAGTGATTCATTCACGAGGAAGGTCAAATTAATTAGTCAATAAAAGGTTATAAAattagttaataaaaaaaaaatgtttggaccAAACAGTGGACGGGAGTAACTGACAAAGAAGAAAGACGACAACACCAAGTCCAACGCAGTCTCTCTCTGCCTCTTGCAATAAGGTCGTACAATATTCTTTTAAGCCTAAGATGAGCATGCTCTTGCTTACAAATTGATTATTCTTAGTTCTTACCTAATACAAccatcttctccttttttttttttattatcaataatTTCAGTAGAATAATACATGCATGAGCGGGTCAAATTAGTCGGCCACTCAAtagaaaattgatgaataatGCTGTTTTCGACACGGATTCACTCTAGTTCATCTGCACCGAAAGGAGATTTAGTTAACGCATTTTGAGAGGTAAATTAATCCATTCATATTTTTATGGACAAATTTTCCTCTTAAAATATACTATTGAATCCCCTCCCGTTCAAATGAACCGGAGAGGATTCGAATGCCTGGCttacaatattaaaaaaatgagaaaatatttaattatgaaaatagCTTTCAACAAATACATTACGTTTTCACAATTATTTAATTGTGAAAACTATAAGTAAACACATAAATGAagccattaaatttttttttttattattattttttccttggcCCGTAGtcggtttctttcttttcttcttggccCATAGTCGGCCGTAGTCGGTTCTTGGCCCACAGCACCTACCGATGATCACCTAACTGGGctcatcttttcttcttctttttttttttttttttttttttgaatcttgGCCCACAGTCAGCCTCTAGTACGTTGGTTCTTGGCCCACAatgccactacaaaaaaaattgtttttcgccacttgcagttcgccacgtgtacggtcactgtacacgtggcgaactgttggccgcgtgcaagtggccacgtaaatacacgcggTGGGTTCGGTTGACACTAACTGCACAATTGGctgcgtgtattttaatacgcgcggccaattggccgcgtgtattaaaatacacgtggcaatatgttttttttaaaaaaaaaataaaaataattatttatttaatttaaatctgtattgaattattttttaaataattgattgtatttttaatttaattctttatttttagaggaaaaaaaatataataactgaaaaaaaaaagaaaggaaaacacaagcaagttcagtagagagagagagagagatacagagagagagagagatagagacagagagacagagagagagagagacagagagagacagcgagagacagagagagacagagagagagagagcgagagagagagagagatacagagagggacagagagagagggacagagagagagatacagagaaagagagagagagcaagagacagagagagagagagagggagagcgagagacagagagagagagatacagagagagagagagagcaagagacagagagacaaagagcgagagacagagagagagagagagagcgagagagagagagatacagagagagagagagcgagagagagagagatacagagagagacaTGCGCAGAGATATACAGAGcaagagacacagagagagagagatacagagagagagagagagcgagagacagagagagagagatacagagagagacagagagagagatacagagaaagagagagagagcaagagacagagagagagagatacagagagagagagagagcgagagacagagagagagagcgagagacagaaagagagagagagagagagagagaacacaccgtgagagagagagagagagcgagagatagagagagagtgcgatacagaggagagagagagagagagagacgtccAGATCTGCATGTccagtggcgcgcgggagagagagagctgctGCATGTTTATCGATTTTTTTGAAGCAAATTTGCTTTTGAAGCTGCTGTCCAGTACTGGCGCGCGGGAACATGCATTTGAACTTTGAAGCAAATTTGAAACTGCCAAATTTTGGCAGCGTGTCTTTAGGCCACACGCGGCCAATTTcttatacgtatatatacataataaaatttgcttttattaatatatatttaataaaaacaattagccacgtgtatttaatacacgtggctatatacaaaacttaataaatttatttttattaatatatatttaataaaaacaattggtcacgtgtattaaatacacgcggccaattggccgcgtgtagaaaatacacgcggccaattggccgcgtgtaaaaaatacacgcggcaaATTGGcagcgtgtaaaaaatacacgcggccaactgtgatgCGCATGTTtctagccacgtgtactgtatacacgtggctaattggacgcgtgtctacagtaataggtactgtagacacgcggccaattgtagagttttttgtagtgtgccTATCGATAACCACCCAATTGgtctcatcaattttttttgttaatggcCTGCAGTCGGCCCCTTTTCAGTTTTTGGCTTGTTGTCGGCccattttcaaaacaattaaaaaaaaaaaaaaaaaaaaaaaaaaggaagaaagaaagaaagaagaaaagaaaagaaagaaagaaagaaagaaaggaaaaagaagaagaagaagaagtagtggatcattcatttttcaatttgagGCTCAAGTCAGCGTTCATTAGTCTTCACTACCAACTGTCACCTGCCGCTCTCCAGCAGCATCCGTCAATCTTCACCATTGACTCccgttttctattttcaaactcaagcttccaaAATTTTTACCTCGAGTTTGAGGgatattgttagaatatattcagaatatactattattgatttatatatcATAGTCTAGGTCGATTTGTATTTTCTAGTATAAGTTaatttaggtttacttgtataGGTCGACTTATTCAACCTAAATTAGTGCTGAAGTAAATTTTATATACAGCCTACAAAGAATTCCATCATGGAGAAGGAGAACATCTTTGATTATAGCATCAATGTTCCAATCTTGAGTGTTGTGCTGATTACAAAGAATTAATCCTCCTCTACTGTAATTTCATCTAAGTTGAGATCTGATGCCTCTTTTGTAACTATAAAGTTGCTTTCGCTTCACTCGTTCGAATGGTAGATTATGTCTTTAAAACCctttaaattctaataaatgggggtggtcgaacaATCCCTAGGCCGACCATATTGGGATAGTTTGGCTACCCCCATCTGGCCAAATGGATCGCTTGACAAACCCTacgattttattattataagtaaCACATGTCATATTACGATAGGTGCTAATGTGACACATTAACAAATTTTATCAACTTTTCTAACAGTATGTATCTTtatggagtaatgctacaagTCACTCTTTTTGTCACTCTTGCATCTCTCCaagaatgatgtgacttttaaaatcaccattgagcttgtgattgatcattattgaattttgatcaagtggtgattttaaaaattacatcatttttggagggatACAAGAGTAACTTTTAGAATTTctcatctttacacttaagagTGTTTAGTCATTTTTTAGACTTTAAGAAACTatttatcaaaatttcaaactacaTAGATGAATTTAACATTTATCCTTAAATATTGTGTTAAGAGAGTGGGCTCTCTGCATTTGGCTTTACtttaaaatttgacaaaaaacaTCATATAATATGTTCTTTAGCCAATGTTATATTTAACAATGGTAGGAATTCCTCTTTAAATGAAAAGAGCCCAAAAAgcaaaagttaatttttttttaatattaataaaaactaataattagttagagtagataaatatttaaagagtttgataTTTAGGGTACGTTTGGGATTACGATTTCGtggacaataagtgcgattttaaatcaaatcgcagaacataaatcatttgggaattatgttttttaaaattgcaatttgaaaacgcagaaaatctgcttttccaaatcgcaggtaagtgcttttttgaaaacgcggaattttaaaggctaaactgcaattttgtcaaatgcttaactgtatttttaaaaatcattttttcaaattacacattttaaattcgttattttaaatcgtattttttgaaatctcaaACTCAAACGGACTCTTAAGAGCATCCCCATTGGATGATCTAAACTTCAATCTATTTTACATAACTAAAACCTACTTTTTGCTAGTTTAGATAATCACTTTTAAAACTATCATCCATTcaattatctaaatttatatctattttattaaaataatcaattttattctttttatttttttattattattattgttattatctTCGTTAAAAACCTCTCTCCACTCTGCCCCACGAGTTCTACACCTCTAGAAATTTTCGGACTCCACGCACCCACGCGTTCTGCACCTAGAAATTTCTGGACTCTCTTTTTGAGTCTTTGACCTTTCCAacctgctctctctctctctctctctctctctctctgtgttcgCTCCAAAGCCTCCAATGGCTTCCTCACTGACCAGGGATCAAGATCACAATGAAGCTGGCGGAGCAAGCCGAGCAGTACTAGGAGATGGTGAAGTACATGGAGAAGCTAGTGATGGGCTTGACCCTTGCGGTGGAGCTGAACGTCGAGGAGCGGAACCTGCTGTCCGTGGCCCATCGTGTCGTCGTGGCGTGCGGTGTGGCGAATCGTGTCGTTGATTGAGCAGAAGGAGGGGCGGTGTCTCCCCTGTAGGAATCCCGAAGCTGCCGCTCACATGTACGACAAGGCCAAGTCCAACCTCCGCAGGAGAAGAAAATCTAGAGACGAACGCAcatagagaaggagaagaaagagagagagagagagagagatagagagaaaaagtgaaagaaaaaacaataaaatataagtaGATTTGTGTACAATGCAACACCTCATGTGACGTTGCACTGTTGATAGATTTTAATCAACGCCATTTTAACTTTGCTTTACATAAGCCGAAGGAAGTGACTTTTAAGCAAAAGTTAAGTTATTCTAGCCAAATGAAGAAAATAGCTAATTCGCTGTGACTGCTCTAATAGACTTAAAAAGTGGCTACAAAGAGTTAAATTTAGAAAATGTTCCATTGTGAATGATATAAAATCTACCCATAAAATGATATATCCAAAATTGACACTTAATCCAATTCGTGAACCCGAATGCATGCATCTACAACGAATCTAAAGTTAGCCGTGATTCTCAAGGCCGGTGTGTCCCACTTTAAATCAATGGTcgctttttaaaaagaaaaagtacaaaaagaaaactagaCGTCATTTAATATATTGAAATCCGCGTAATTCATGtcgattttattatttttctagtcACGTAATCATGTAAATTATTCTTTCTCACAACGAGAACGAGGAAAGCAAAGCGACCAAGACTTATAATGTAGATGGAAATGGACGAATTGCAgaccaaaataatgaaaattgctGATCAGGAAAGCTTCTTGGGATCAGGAAATCGTGAGGGCAACGAGATGATAAGCAGCCTCAGTATGCTTAAAATGATGGAAgatttcaattaaattattCGTAATGGTAAGCCATAGAAGAAAAATCAACTGCATATTGTCAGTAAGTTGCTTGCTGTCTTCCATCTTTTCCTTGTACATACTCTTGTTGTGTTCCTGTCGTGTGGATTGCTATGCTAGAGATACTTCGAAGCAGGGCGACTGGATTATTGACGATGGAGAAACAACCCTTGTCTCCAGTGGAGGAATTTTTGAACTGGGATTCTTCACCTCTAGCCACAAAAGGTTCGTTGGGATATGGTACAAACAGGATCAACAAACAGTTGTATGGGTTGCCAACCGAGACAGCCCAATAGTTAACGCTTCCATTGGAACTTTTGGGATTAAAGATGATGGCAACCTTAATGTATGGGATAATACCACTAGAAACGTTTATTGGACTACGGGTTTTGAGAATTCTTCGTCCACAAATCGAACTGTGAGGCTCATGGATTCTGGAAACCTGGTCTTAAGCGATGAAGATCAGTTGGCGATGGTTCGGTGGGAGAGCTTTAAACATCCAACTGATACATTTCTTCCAGGTATGAAGATGGATGAAAACCTGATGTTGACTTCATGGATAGGTGATGGTGACCCGGGAAGTGGGAACTTCACGTTTAAGCAAGATCAAGAAGGAGAGGGTCAATACGTTATCTCAAAAAAGACTGGCGATTATTGGAGAAGTTGGATGTCAGG
Protein-coding regions in this window:
- the LOC133860258 gene encoding G-type lectin S-receptor-like serine/threonine-protein kinase At4g03230 is translated as MHVNIILGIGRGLLYLHHDCGLKIIHRDLKPSSILLDKEMNPKISDFGLARIIGDKETRANTARVVGTFLLEIISGKKNTRFYRSELAMSLSLIGYAWRLWGEMKVLDLMDRNLHEVRNADQFVKFVNVGLLRVQEDPNDRPNMSNVITMLDSEVATIPTPKQHLFHGEAFLAKLLLLLDFGHRQRNLATMHSRTAMKLAGAGIWPFASDCSHRPWNPATVPDFRKIGWKSRQYCRILATITGISSSVVFRRWNRIPMVEKVKRDKRGLMAVIDMEKA